The window agtcgctgatgctttcactttatgcttaacttttgaactgcgctgtctgcttatttttccttgtgtatagTAGTATACCCTTTTCCTCGGGGTCTGGTTTCCACATaattttggccacttctaaagggtggtttttggtggtttttcgtatctgacACGGCACTGTTGCTTAGTTTATCCCTACAGTAATGTagtatattttgtctattttcaCGGGCGGTGTTATCTGATGTCCAGTTTGTAACCAATTCAGGTAAACGGAGGTCATTTTCTTaagcagactgactgacgtgcccataataaactattttcacattgaagtctcgtgttagtgtagtcagaatccCCGATTTTCACGCACGGGTACGGctagtgccattttgaattcattAAATGGTCGTGTGATCGCGTCCTTCCCGTAAAAGCTACTCGTTTTCCCGGGGTAGGTCTAAGGATGACGTCAAAAGTTGATATTTACATATTTGGATGAACAAAATGCACAATATTCTGTAAAAGTGTTCCTGTTTTTGTTCCTGCCTTTTCTATGTTGTTACTACGCTCATTTTTCGGATTAAAAGAGctatttaaactgaaaaatggtttaactacgtaattccatttttttttaataccaaaaatttgggtcggtcggacgacggtaaacgaaaaaaagaagGGGATGGCCTAATAACGTTCATGGTACGCGACACTGACGGACTCCATCTACTAGTCgataaagaaaactaaaaaatctCACTTGGGGTTCTTACCAAAACGAAGGAAACACTTTCGAAATTGTGtccaaacctaaaaaaaaaacaacttttgaaaaaaaaagtttgtatTAGCGcaaattcatttaatttcatattatcatgtctagatagcagcaacaatatagatagtcgtataaacataacaactttctttaattttccagacatgtttcgacggtacatccgtcatcttcagtgttacatattttgaaatcgtcgttgaatttaaagcgcgcgcgatcttacaaacttcgttacattgcgttgtgaatattgcgtattaaatcaaaacagaacaaaacaaaaatttaaatgagtgacgcttagttccttactgggagagagtcaggttaatgtgtttcacctgctggttgagatcgggcttctcccattttatatacatggattccttaagcttcacttggtacttagtggctgcagagtccaggatctcgaagcaatccggtgtgcaggatgccttacaaaactctgaactctgcagatgtttaaaaacgttcgaagatctgtctgaaagtaagtgctcgtgcactcgtgtggagaagtgtcggctggtttcaccaacataacaagcattacaacttgcacacgaaaatttatagaccacacgcgtgcgaagccctacagggacagcatctttcacattaaaaagattcctgactttgaaagtagttaaggctaaccttatatcaataagtttacataaccgattagcaagtttgcgtatacacctctgtgccgtgactgagaagtgcccaacgtaagggattttaaagaaaaacttaggtgtttcctggggctcgattcctgaatgagactgtgttttccctcccttgactgctgtctgaatatatttagaaatatatttgttgataaggttttcagggaagagattcttccgcagaatgacagacaatttttgaagatcagtatggaaccccatccaagtgttgtttatcttaaaagttctatcaatcaaggttttgattaaccccAATTTGTAGGTAAAGGGGCAAGTGGATCCCAGCCTGCTAGGATCTATGGTCTCCCTAAGATGCACAAACCACGAGCGCCAAATTCCACCCCACCATTTCGGCCCATAGTTTCCTCCATAGGCACCTACAACTACAGCTTGGCCAAATACTTAAGTAATCTACTCCAACCTCATATTCCATCCACATTCATTGCCTCAGATTCCTTCACTTTTGTGAAGGAAATCAATGAGCTATCTTTGCATGGTATGTTCATGGTGTCCTTCGATGTTGAAAGTCTCTTCACCAACATCCCTCTAGATGATTGTATTAACCTTGCCGTCAAGTATATAACTGAGGGTAACCCAGGTTTGAAACTTGGTAAACATGAGCTTAAAAGGTTGTTTGAGTTTGCTACCAAGGAAACTCACTTCCTGTTTAAGGGTAACTTCTATGACCAGGTGGATGGTGTAGCCATGGGGTCCCCCCTTGCCCCTGTTCTcgccaatctctttatgggtcaccatgagaatATATGGTTGGATCAATACGGGGATTCAGAGGTCTTATTCTATCGTCGCTACGTAGAcgatacattttgccttttccgctCTGAACGGGATGCAACCCTTTTCCTCAATTACATCAACAATCAACACCCCTATATACGCTTTACAATGGAACGGGAATCTGACCATGTTCTACCTTTCCTAGATGTTCTAATCAATAACACTGACCCGCACCAAAGTGTAACCAccgtttaccggaaaaaaactttcacaggtttgctcaccagttatctgagtttttgcccctttacctacaaattggggttaatcaaaaccttgattgatagaacttttaagataaacaacacttggatggggttccatactgatcttcaaaaattgtctgtcattctgcggaggaatctctttcctgaaaaccttatcaacaaatatatttctaaatatattcagacagcagtcaagggagggaaaacacagtctcattcaggaatcgagccccaggaaacacctaagtttttctttaaaatcccttacgttgggcacttctcagtcacggcacagaggtgtatacgcaaacttgctaatcggttatgtaaacctattgatataaggttagtcttcactactttcaaagtcaggaatctttttaatgtgaaagatgctgtccctgtagggcttcgcacgcgtgtggtctataaattttcgtgtgcaagttgtaatgcttgttatgttggtgaaaccagccgacacttctccacacgagtgcacgagcacttactttcagacagatcttcgaacgtttttaaacatctgcagagttcagagttttgtaaggcatcctgcacaccggattgcttcgagatcctggactctgcagccactaagtaccaagtgaagcttaaggaatccatgtatataaaatgggagaagcccgatctcaaccagcaggtgaaacacattaacctgactctctcccagtaaggaactaagcgtcactcatttaaatttttgttttgttctgttttgatttaatacgcaatattcacaacgcaatgtaacgaagtttgtaagatcgcgcgcgctttaaattcaacggcgatttcaaaatatgtaacactgaagatgacggatgtaccgtcgaaacatgtctggaaaattaaagaaagttgttatgtttacaCGACTATATTATCATGTCTATTTAATATTGTAAGGGTAATGCCATATTCTTTCTTAATCAAGATTGTACAGGCAAACTGAATAACTTCAAAAAATATCAAGACCTGCCAACACAGTCAGCCCAGAATGTTGAAATGTTCACCATTGATGGAAGTTTGTTTATTGCCTTCGCTCAGTATGATGACAGTAATCGTGATTACAAGGTGGGTTCTAGCATCTACAAACTAAACGAGTCGGCCGGAAATTTTATCCTTCACCAGACCATAGACACCATTGCGGCATGGGACATCGAATACTTTATGATCGCTGATAAACATTACATTGCTATCGCCAATCGTGAGCATGAAGGTATTTACAATCTGAATTCTTCCGTTTTCCAGTGGAATGGACACAGTTTCGAGCTTTGGCAGAACATTTCAACTTCGGGAGCAAGCAGTTTGaacttctttaaaatacattCGGAACTTTTCCTTGTAGTCACGAATTTTTTCGATGGAATTTCTAAAAGTATAAACTCATCCATCTACAAGTGGAAGGACAAGACGTTTGAGAAGTTTCAGGAAATAAGAACACACGACGTGGAGGCAAGTACAGTGTTAACAATAGACAacgaaacatttattgtttttgcaaactGGTACGATTCGGATTCCTCCCATTCTTCAGACGTGATGAAATGGTCGGGGAAGAAATTTGTCGACCCGAAATTCCCTCAGATCTTTGACCATTCCGTCGTGGATCTCAAGTCCTTCACGATCAATGATTCTATATTCCTTGCATTTGCGACAATGTCTTCTGGAATTGTGATTTACAAGTGGGACGGTGAAAAGTTTGTTAATGTGaatgaaactatttcaaaaccaCGTTACGTTTCGACCTTGCATACGTTTACGATGTGTGGTCAAACGTTCCTGTGCGCCGCCGAATATTATCGCCACGTGTTAGTTTTGTATGTGCACTCGGAATCTGAGTTTATGTCGAGGTATCAAGAGCTTCCACAGCACGACAGATCATCAGGTGTCAAGTCATTCGAGTATAAAGGTCACACTTACGTAGCAGTAGCAAACGAATTCGGGGGCAACAGCATCGTGTATAAGTCAGGTCTCAAGTGGTTCTAAGATAAACTGAATGGAATGCAGGTGCGTCGAGCACTGGCATATCCTATCTAAAGAGAACATCAAGACAGTCAAGTATTTCTTGTAAAAGGTCTGTAACCGACGGCTAATTTCTTTCCGTCACTGAAATCTTAAACTTTACTTTCCgttggtttaaaatttaaaaaacaattcttccccGTTGTAGAATAAAGattaatagggagttttagcaaagacgacggctacggcaacgaaaacgttagtccaaaatataacttagcgctatcgcaagtatttcgcaattaatccgtcttgttcaccttgtacaatacaggcgaactatcctagaactggatgggtacgaacggttttaaagtcaaaacagaaaatgactgtttcattgttatatgctgacgttgtcgtcaaaacctaaaattttgtgatttcacgttgttgttttgtggagtacggcagagagatgcacggaaattcgtgttgcacgtgcagcacgagcatttttcccttttcaaccaataatattctgccttgtggcgttgccgttgccgttgccgttgccgtagccgtagccgtagccgtagccgtcgtctttgctaaaactccctattcATCCAACCAGCAAAGGGGATCAGTCCGACGCAAAATAGACATCTGCGGATGTGAACAAGACGCATCTCGTAAATATAAAGGGGCTTTGttacgcaaaatgatgtaaacaTCGCAAtaacttaaaactgttgaacaacataaaagaaatacagcaaaaggaaagagaagcatggatagacacaaatggacaagactgaaacggattgcatttgggtaatcttgaaaaaagtcggcccgacgtttttcaagtttatggcaaatcgaaTGGATAAAGGtcttttttgctcagaatcatcttgtttgtgaaagccccatttacacgagcaatttttccttgacaagttttccttgacaaggaaaaattgctcgtgtagatggggaatagtggacaaattttccttgtcaaggaaaatctggcgcgctagcttttccttgacaaggaaaaattgtcaagtctgaaatttgctcgtgtagatggacaacaaggaaaatgtgacaaggaaaacttgtcatatttttcatttacactaccaaggaaaacttgtcaaggaaaacatgtcaaggaaaacttgctaatgtgtacagtcggcaagttttccttgacaagtccacttgtcaaggaaaaattgctcgtgtaaaaattttcgagttttaaactcgtgattacgtaaagatttcccctaaacaccctagaATAACGTGCCATAGCCCcttcaaaaagaaagaaagaaagaagaaagaaaggaaactaagaaagaaaactgaaggCGATTATGAACCGCTCCACGGCAACTGCACTTTTCCATATTTTTACAAATAGATCATGTGTTGCAGGAAAGACACACAAAGCACCGTTAAGTTAAACAAAATTCTTATTAGATTTTTTGTCTTTACATATATTATTCATTTCAACTTTTTCTCTGTTGGAAATACATCTTCATGAGTTAAaacaaacaagacgcctataagggccTATCCGTGGGAtgtacaaacagttaacacaaattgtccagttgcaGTGAACAACAACCACGGTTAAACTTCGGAAATGGGGTGAGATTACCATAAAGTTAAATCTATAATTGAACtagaagttatttgttgtaaaaacagaaaaaggttATTTCTTATCATTAATGCATACTACTAAACAACAAGGCCCCACTCGAGGTTATCAggaatacgggatatttaggtagATACTTACAGGGATATGGGATATTTGGGGGGAAATTAACGGGATGCAGGATATTTAAAAAACCGAACTGGTATTACAGTGATACAAACCacaggaattaacgggatacaggATATTTAGGGGTACGGGATACTTAGATTCCTCCCTCCCCTAATGGAGCCTCAACAATCAGCACAGCAATACTATCACAATTTACTTTTACAAAAGCTTTTTGAGGAAAGTCAAgataaaaaggtgaaatttctttggaataatgaCTGGAGATCGGCTGcttcatttgtttgctttggcctatgtataaaacaaaatagagtGTATGTCTTTTTTATTTGATTGTTTGAGGtttttttactattattattttcaggtttttgattcctgtactaagaggaatggatttattttttgttgtcgaATGTCATTGACTTGACCAATCAGATACCATTAAATTTGATGTCAGTGTCAGGCTAAGtgtctacttaacaattattccacgagagcGCGCTGGATATGAGAGAGACCAGTGGGTCTTGTCCCCGCAGAAGACTTCTAatcttatattttttaacttctttttttccatttttgattcctgtatTGGGCGGAATGGCGATGGAATCCCGAAGCAGTGCCGTTGCTAAGCGGGTCATGTGAGCGTTCTGGGCCTGATTGCcacttcaatgtttttttcctcacgatttattttgttgtcatttacataaccgattacgTATAATTTACAGTCTTTCATCTCCCCGAGAGGGTAGGAGATGAAAGACTTTGAGATCGCAAAATCCCAGTAACAAAGACATTAATACTTCTTTTAATCCTTGATTTATTTTCCCGTTTTTGATTCCTATATTGGGAGGAATGGCGTTGGAATTCCCAAGCAGTGCTTTCTAATGGTAGGTGTTGACTCACAATGGCCAAATGAACACATTGAGAGTGTTTTCActacggggggggggggggggagatacTTGACCCATGTTTGGGTATAGGGGTGCCGCTGAGGGTTTGAAATCCTGACCCTGTTTAGGACAAGAATGCGCTAAAACCCCTACCCTGTGTAGGACAACAGCTTCCATTTCACAACCCTGTTTAGGACAAGTGACAAAATGTTTCAGGTTAATTTTATTTCGATTAAAGCACTAATAGAActtttacagaaaaaaatatccctaaaatatatatatatataccagcGGGATCCCTCATGCCTGTGCGACACAGTGACATCTTTCTTTCATCACGTtacccaaaacaaagaaactagACCTACCGGTACGATCTGTTCTGTCAATGCGCGCTTGTTATAATATATACTGGTAAGTGGGAAAAGATTTTAAATTAAGATACCGACAACAATAGCATTCTTGTCCAGAAAATGATCTGATGTTGATTGATGACATTGTAATGTCCGGTTAACAGTCGGTTTACTCAGTTGATATTATTCAAATCAGGAAAAGAAACGCGTCGCTTGTCTGCCGCTCAATGGCAAGCTCTTTCAACTTCTAGCAGGCCCCAGGTCGCAggaggctaagaaaagaaagagactgctcgcagtctaggTTAAAGTCTCTCGGCTCGTAATACCATACCCTGTTTAGGACAGAGGCAAATCAAATTGTATACCTTGTTTGGGACAGCGaggccaaaaaaaccataccCTGTCCAGCGGCACGTACCTGTATAACCCAAATAaggaagtaccccccccccccccccgggtttcAGTGTCACGTAGCAAAAAATTAAATCCAAAACCGTTCAAAGAAAGAAGctaagaaaatgaaatgttccAAAAGACTAAGACAAAAATAACTGCTTCAAGTCTCAAGTCTGTTTGGTGCGTTGTTTCTAAGTTATTTACCGAAACATGTCACTCATTTTTAGAGAGCTGTATAtggcctgcgtagctggcggtattgttggcgtGAGAGGCAtaagccgcgcggagaatggggagggcgCTGTGCTTCAAAGCGTCCCTCCCTATTCTCCgctcgttaatttgcctctcttagggccgatttacacggtacgactttgtcgcatgcgacaaccgcttacgacaggcccacgacatgatttacgattgttgtgtacgccAGAacaaaatgtcgtagcattttaaaacatgttttaaaacgctgcgacaatcgtaagtcatgtcgtaggcctatcgtgagcttgttgcatgcgacaaaatcgtatcgtgtaaatcggcccttacgcAGGCTAAGCTCaatatggagacgccatgttggtgttcctctGATGGCCTCGAATCAACAAAACATCTGGACCTCAGTTTGCGATAAAAGCCCTCTCTTTTTGGTCGTGAACTGAACTAAAAGAGCATAAACATGTCTTCTACAGCTTTTATGCTTAATTTGTCAAAAACCACAAGGCGAACCGTTTTTTGAACCAGACAACTTTATCTCAGTTACTGTCTTGGTGCCACGCaaggcgaaatttgaaaattcaaaatgctgtctTCTCAAAACGAAAAACGCTACGGGGCCTAAAACTGGTAAAAGAGTTACCTCTAAGTAATTTTTTACCTGGTATGGATTAAAAAGTCAAGAAACCTCGCAgctttgattttacaatttgatgGCGTCAAGTGAAAACACTCCATTGATAAGCTTAAATGCTTGGCACAATGGTCGATTGAACACACTAGTtcgattcacaaaatgttttggaacgaACGAACAAACTGATTCGCACTTGAAGAAAAACAGATcaattggagtattcgttctatgcaataTTTAATGTTCACAGTGAAACACACAAGaccgaagcaagatctagaaataacttAGAAAATTCTGCTTACCTTTAACAGTTGCTTCGATGGCTCAGTGGGAACTTACTCGCTCCCGGGGCGCGTGGCCCGAGTTCGAGGCCCGATGGTTCCTCGGATGGTTCCACAGTCTTATCAAGCGGGAAATTTACTATccctggggtatgcacatttgtgactaagatgacaaatgaaaaaaactcaACTGGATTATTGACGTGGTCTGCCTATGGGTTCCCTCGTAAAAAAGAAACTCCAAGTGGCCGCTTTAATGGCGGTTAGCCACTTAAAAGAGATTCGTCAGAAATTTGCGTGACCTTTAGTTGAAACGTCACTCTACTTTAAAAGGAACACCTTTAAAGGCTTGAAACAACTTTTGCACAAGAGACAGCACTGATGCTGAACAAAAATACAATGTtgttacaaaaaagaaaattctccCCAGAATGTTGGGGCAAAATAATATTACTATTTTGAGACTTTGTTTACTGCTAGCCAAttagaaggtggctgcttaattTAAGTTCAAGTGTAGTTCAAATCTGTTcggggattgtttttgtttcatctATTCCACAGTAGAACTTGctgcatgtacagtgtacaggCATGAAACTCTATCAGATGGCATGggattcgcccttgtcacacggcggctatattgtcccgggagaccaaaaaagctttgttttaccacgccaagcctcgcagtggaaatcatgggggtgaggcttggcgtggtaaaacaaagcttttttggtctcccgggacaatatggccgccgtgtgacaagggcgaattgttGACAACACTTCACCCCTTCAAGAGAGCGGTGAGGAAACCTATCTACTTTTTGATGTATGCCTTAATTTATTAGCATATCAATGCTAGAGGCCTAACAAGTCTCAATTTCACCTAAAGGTAAATAAAGACTATTTATCTATTGtataattaaggacggtgcctactaattcaaaggtattttttgtgCGGTGtgtgaatatgcgggaaaagcagatctttacaagtgttattgaaatcttttaaagggtaaccacgcatttttcaaagacaattgatgaagaaaatacaaagcaataaatggcgttcttttccaaattgaagcctaattgtctctgaaaaatacatgattacccccaattttctttttggataccaagagcacttgctaagttcagatctctccgtatagttttaaaccgcgcaaaatacccctgtattagtgagTACAACCCATAGGAAACttgagtatctcaagatgctcagaacgtatgcgcaataacaatagtaggcaccgtccttaaacatgGACACCTCCATTTTAAATGGCAAACCTGaatcatgaaaataatcttctCCCTTTCACTATTTAATCATTACTACAGGCCCATCACCaaccaacaaacaaacaaaaattgttaTCAACCGAATAGCAACGATTTAAGCAATAGATGACGTTTTCCgggtttccatagcctcatctgaacacgagggggagtggggagaattcgagacagttacgcaaacccgagacgcggtcgagggtttgcataactgtcgagaattctcccatcTTTCCCGAGTGTTTAGacgaggctatggaaacacggaaaaaagtcccctattgcttttataaaatatttctcaaagataattcgacaaatgaaggagacaaatgaaggaaaattcttgattgaaacagattttcttgatacacgctcatatttcctaccagccaatcaaaacgtgcgtctgacggcatataaccaatcaaaattcgtgtgatgtcacagccgtgtttccatactctcatctaaacacagctattgaccagtGAGTGTgggcgtactatcctaattattttataaaaacagtTGCCCTTCAAAGACCATCTGGACAGTTACCTTAAAATCATGATGTAGAAGTTCTTCCATGTTAGCTTTTATTTGTAGTTTCCCTTCCAAAACCAAGTAGAAGACAAATATTTAAAGTGCAAAATAAAGGACAAATTTCACCACTTCCTTTGTCCACTTCTTGCCTTCGAGGAAGGAAACTGCTCCCTGCTTAGGCTTGTCTACAGACATACATGTTCTTGAAAAACTTAGTTAGAGATATAtttacacaaaaaaattaaaaactagcTGAATTTTTTTAACACGCAGTTCTATCTAAATGGTTTTTTCCTGTTGACATTCTATAATCAAGGACAATTCAAAAgtacaaaaaattaaaagatataAAGATATAAGATAAAAAATATCAATAATCATTGGCATAcgttatacaccttattccaaaatggccaccattctagtattcttttgtttgcttgcaaagcAGCCCTTGTTGCTTCGTACAAGTCGTTCAAGTTTAAGAACAAGGCAGAAAGGGCgtaatttgcaaggaaacaaaagaatactaaaatggcaaccattttggaataaggtgtatacgtCAGTCCTTTTGTTACACAAAAggtctaaaaaacaaaaataggttTCAAGCATAAAAATATCAGACACAGAGATACAGAAAGCAGAATATCATCACAGGCgtcccaagctcagtgtgagtgAAAGCcaacatggccgacaaaaatagatggatttgtatgggaatccgataaaAGGCGTAAAGCTTAATTGATACGTACGACGCAGAcacaagaaatggaaaatttttcattttcttgcgtTTCCACTTCTTACGTTTGAACCAGTGTAACGCAAATGCAAGGTGATAAATACTCGTTCCATGCCTCTAGGGTTGACTTTGTCAGCTTGGGATACTCAATTGCGCGTGCGTATTTCCATGTGCTTGCGTTCGCATTTGCATCGTACTTGTGAACCAGACAGGCTTAAGAAGattattatatgaaaaaatggttcaaattgtgttGGATCTGGAAaagagggagtttaagaaacgacgacggctatggCTATGGCTATGGatacgaaaacgccacaaaacagtaatatgattggttaaaagaagaaaaagaatcgtgctgcacgtgtggcacgcatttCATTACTACACTTTGCataaaaacaacgtgaaatcccccaatttgaggttttaacgacaacgtgagtgtacaaatgcgaatctttcattccatatttttaatctgaaactgctcgtataaattcaattttaggataattcgcccacattgtacgaagtgaacgaaattaaataaccgcgaaagacttaagattgtgcaaagttacattttaaagtgacgttttcgtcgctgtTGCCGCTTGTAGATCtaaaaaccacacaggaaggaagctacccacaatggcaactgaaggaaaaggaaaggaaaggaaagaactttatttaagtgtctaatttTCTAGCGcagtagagcactaatcggggacactgtaaattgaaattaacaagttaacgcaaatgaaatcaaattttgatttttgaggagaggagaaaaccggaatacccggagaaaaacctctcggtgcagagcagagaaccgacaaactcaacatacatatgacgccgagtctgggaatcgaacccgggccacattgggaggcgagtgctctcaccactgcgccatccctgcactcccTGCCCTGCAAGTAAGGATTTTAAATTAAGAATTCTCTCGTGTAATTATCTTCTCAAGCCTTTTATCCGGATtcacatacaaatccttctattttTGTCCGCAATGTTGgcttccctcacactgagcttggggcgtcTGTGATATCATCAGCCAGTAATTCAAGAAGACATTAGGTACATTTTGAACACTAGCCTTCAAGGAAACGTCAAAAGAATCCCTTATTCATGTTCGAGGCAAGGAAAATTAGAGTGTTTTTAATGTGTCAGAAAGTGTCAAAAGGAATTTTGTGATTGTTATGGTTTGTATTGTCACGCTTGGTGCCGTTGTTTTCCTATGCTTACTGCCAGTTGCTTCCATTTTCCCTGTGATTAGCCAATTTAACTTCCTGCATCTGCTGCTGAGATTGAATGAACTACTTTGCTCTGTGTTTTAGGGCAACACATTGAAAACCACTTTAAAATGTTTGGTGTTACTTTTCAGTATCAGCACAAATGGCAGGCCAGTTCCCTAAGATCTGCCAGACTGCGCCTAGCATCATCATTTATCTCAAAAGGCCTCGCTTCACGTTTTACAAAAGTTGCTTTGTAATCTTCACGATATAAATTACCCTCAATTGAATGATATCTTTGAATATAACTACTTTCATTTCCTCTTTTAAATTTCCCTATAGAAAcaagaattatttttttaactttacagGAAACTAAAAGATTCCTGAGTGCTTCAAATGTTTGTGCATTTGTCAAGTAGTCGTCAAATACACAAACAACTCTACCCTTCAACTTATCCTTGTACGCCTCAGTCACATGTATAGATTTGAAGTGTTTCTGGGTATAACCATCCTCCTGTCTTTCAGTTGCCTTCTCATACCTGGATTTTTGGGTTGACTTGT of the Montipora capricornis isolate CH-2021 chromosome 7, ASM3666992v2, whole genome shotgun sequence genome contains:
- the LOC138057182 gene encoding uncharacterized protein, which gives rise to MRMVPSMKCCWLSILNWLMVSVLLLAFLENNTEAQQDRSCRTIHLLPVQRGQYFQGHVFMNLTVGKGECEHWCLLENKCVSVNIGSGKSPSSVICELSDSDHCQHPEDLKPRRDWTYRGTKNPCCYNPCFNNGKCLLGYTEENYACECPRGFTGENCEKDVDECSIGIHDCDENAVCANTAGNFNCTCKTGFTGDGRSCSAPITPPQTHCSCNQFPCRNGRCIPQVWFCDGDNDCGDKSDEPSNCSNCTGKLNNFKKYQDLPTQSAQNVEMFTIDGSLFIAFAQYDDSNRDYKVGSSIYKLNESAGNFILHQTIDTIAAWDIEYFMIADKHYIAIANREHEGIYNLNSSVFQWNGHSFELWQNISTSGASSLNFFKIHSELFLVVTNFFDGISKSINSSIYKWKDKTFEKFQEIRTHDVEASTVLTIDNETFIVFANWYDSDSSHSSDVMKWSGKKFVDPKFPQIFDHSVVDLKSFTINDSIFLAFATMSSGIVIYKWDGEKFVNVNETISKPRYVSTLHTFTMCGQTFLCAAEYYRHVLVLYVHSESEFMSRYQELPQHDRSSGVKSFEYKGHTYVAVANEFGGNSIVYKSGLKWF